A window of Pseudoalteromonas sp. MEBiC 03607 genomic DNA:
GGTCCAAACGGGTCTAGCTCGGTAATACGCATTCCTGCTACAGGCGTAAAGTTATCACTAACATCTTTGCCTGTGCTATCTATGCCGGTGCCTCTAAAACCTAAATAACCTCGTACAACACGACCATGTTTGATTAATATATCCATGATGTCTTTAGCGATTGAGTAGGGCACTGCAAAGAAAATGCCTTGGATATCCAAATCTGCATGGGTTTTGAATTGCGCCGACGTGATACCTACTAAGTCACCACGTGAATTAACTAATGCGCCACCTGAGTTTCCTACATTTATGGCGGCATCCATTTGTAATAGGCTGCTGTATGGGCTGTCGATTAAGTTTTGCTTACCTGTAGCGCTAATAATACCTTGGGTAATGGTTTGACCTAAATTAAGCGGGTTACCAATGGCTAAAACAACATCGCCTACACGTGGTTTAAAATTGTCATTAACAGGAATGACAGGTAAGTGTTCAGCGTTTATTTTTAATAAAGCTAAATCTGTTTCACTATCAAAGCCAATCACTTGAACATCATAAAAACGACGACCGTCTGCCAGGGTAATAATGATCAAGTCAGCATTTTTAATAACGTGATAATTAGTCAGAATGTAACCGTCTTGCGACATAATGACGCCTGAACCAAGTGCCTGAACAGTGTTTTGACGTTTGTAGCGTGGTTGGTTAGAAATACTTTCGGAAAAAATAGTTACCACAGAAGGGGCTGCACGTTGCACTGCATCGGCAAAGCTCATGTGCTGCGAGCTGATCGCAACGGGTAAATTCATGTTGGGTAATAAAGCGCTACGTAAACTCGGGCTAAAAAGCACGACCAAGAAGGCGATACCTAAACCAGTAAAAAGCGGCGGTAGGATAAATTTTAAAAGTTTTAGCACAATATTCTTATTATCAATGAGCA
This region includes:
- a CDS encoding trypsin-like peptidase domain-containing protein; translation: MLKLLKFILPPLFTGLGIAFLVVLFSPSLRSALLPNMNLPVAISSQHMSFADAVQRAAPSVVTIFSESISNQPRYKRQNTVQALGSGVIMSQDGYILTNYHVIKNADLIIITLADGRRFYDVQVIGFDSETDLALLKINAEHLPVIPVNDNFKPRVGDVVLAIGNPLNLGQTITQGIISATGKQNLIDSPYSSLLQMDAAINVGNSGGALVNSRGDLVGITSAQFKTHADLDIQGIFFAVPYSIAKDIMDILIKHGRVVRGYLGFRGTGIDSTGKDVSDNFTPVAGMRITELDPFGPAWQAGIRETDIVIKIGGISVANPQLVLDKLAKTEPGNKLEFEVYRDGEILKIMVTVGELESKS